A single Lolium perenne isolate Kyuss_39 chromosome 6, Kyuss_2.0, whole genome shotgun sequence DNA region contains:
- the LOC127310390 gene encoding histone H4-like — protein MSGRGKGGKGLGKGGAKRHRKVLRDNIQDITKPAIRRLARRGGVKRISGLIYEETRGVLKMFLENVIRDAVTYTEHARRKTVTAVYALKRQGRTLYGFGG, from the coding sequence ATGTCGGGCcgtggcaagggaggcaagggcttGGGCAAGGGTGGCGCCAAGCGCCACAGGAAGGTGTTGCGCGACAACATCCAGGACATCACCAAGCCGGCGATCCGGAGGCTTGCTCGCCGTGGCGGCGTGAAGCGCATCTCCGGCCTCATCTACGAGGAGACCCGCGGCGTGCTCAAGATGttcctcgagaacgtcatccgcgatGCCGTCACCTACACCGAGCACGCACGCCGCAAGACCGTCACCGCCGTCTACGCGCTCAAGCGCCAGGGACGCACCCTCTACGGCTTCGGCGGCTGA